Within Elizabethkingia sp. JS20170427COW, the genomic segment GAAAACAAAGTCGTAGCATGGGGCTTTTCTACTTGTTCCGATTGTGCTTCAACTTTTTCAGAAATAACTTCTTGAGCATCTTCTTTATTTTGGCTGATTTGTGATAATTCTTCTTCAGACAGCTCTTGGTTTTCTAAAGAGGCGAATTCAGCATTTATTTCTGAAGAAGTATATTCTTCTTCATGAAGTTCACTTTCCTTTTCTTCAGAATCTTCTGCTATTGGTTCTTCATTAATTTGCTCTTCAAGTTGTTCTTTAGTTCCTAATATCTCTTGTTCTTTTTCAACTTCTTCAACTTTTTGAAAACTAAAAGACAATTTTTCTGACCCTTCTTCGTTTGATTCAACTTCTTCAGAAGTGGTATTTTCTTCTTGATGAGACTCTTTCAACTCCTCTTCTGCTTTAATCTCTGCATGATCTAAAGTCATAATTTCAGAAGCAATTTCATCATTCTCTAATACTTCATCATATTCTGCTTCTACTTCCTTTTCTTTTTCCAAAGCTTCCGCAGTATTGCTATGGGTAGGGTTAACTTCCTTTATTGCATGTATTTCCTCTTTGCGTTGATGTAAATCGATATTCTCTTCATTTAACATTTTTAAGAAAAGAGATTTTTCATACAATTTTTGGATTTTCTGGAAATTAGCTATTAAACCTACGGTTGTGTGGGTATTGCTGATTTCTAAAGCTATTTTTTTTACTTCTTCCAAAGTTTTTGAAGATAGATCTAAGGGATTTTGCATAATTATTTTCCGTAATTTTGAGGTGAAATTATATGTGCTAAATTAATAAATGTTTTTAGAAAATACAATTAACCACGCAAAGCAAAGTGGATGGATGGAAGTTATCTGTGGATCAATGTTTTCAGGTAAAACTGAAGAGTTAATCCGTAGGCTTCGTCGGGCAGAAATGGCAGGTCAACATGTAGAGATTTTTAAACCCAAAATAGATACTCGTTATTCTGATGAGGATATTGTCTCGCATAACGAAAACAAAATACGCAGTACAGCTGTTTCTTCTCCTGATGAAATCCTCCTTCTTAGTACAGGTTGTGATGTTGTAGGGATTGATGAAGCTCAATTTTTTGATGAAAGAATTGTAAGCATTGCCAACCAACTTGCAAATTCTGGGATAAGAGTAGTTATCGCTGGATTGGATATGGACTTTATGGGAAGGCCTTTTGGTCCTATGCCTAATCTTATGGCTACTGCAGAATATGTAACAAAAGTACATGCTATCTGTAAGCGTACAGGGAATTTGGCAAACTATTCGCTAAGAACTTCTTCTAATAAAGAATTAGTACAATTGGGAGAAACCGACCACTACGAAGCTGTAAGCCGGAAAATCTTCTGGGAAGAAATCAATAAAAAATGAAATATTCGGTAAAAGAATTAGCTAAAATTACTCAAGCTACCTTGCAAGGAAATGAGAATTTAATTATCGAGCAGATAATTTTTGATAGTAGATTGATTTTTTCATCGGTAAACAATGCCTTTATAGCTTTGCAAACCGATAAAAAATCTGGAGAGGATTACATTAAAGAAGCTATCAACAAAGGAATAAAAGTTATTATTTGCCAACATCCTATTCCTGAAATAAAAGAGATAACCTGGTTGAAAACTCCAGATACTTTACTTTTTTTAAGAAAGCTCGCACAGTACCACCTTCAACAATTATCATTAAAAACCATTGGTATCACAGGAAGTAATGGTAAAACTATTGTAAAAGAATGGCTGTACCAATGCTTATGGAATGAGATGAAAGTAGTAAAAAGCCCTAAGAGCTTTAACTCCCAATTGGGACTTCCTCTATCCATATTGAAAGCCTATTCTACTGATGAACTGGGGATTTTTGAAGTAGGGATTTCCAAACCTCTGGAAATGCAAAAACAAGCAGAAATACTTTCTCCAGAAATTGGAATTTTCACCCACTTAGGAACAGCTCACTCTGAAAATTTCGAAAATCAAGAAGAAATTTTAGAAGAAAAATTGCAACTTTTTAAAAATTCAAAAACCATTATCTATAATGGAGATTCTAAAATAACTTCTAAAAAAATAAAAGAGTTGTATCCTGATAAAAAGTTGATATCCTATGGTTTAAACAAACATAACGATATTTTACTTGAAGGTGATATTTCCCAAAAAGAAGATTTTAAAATCAAAATCAATCATCAGGATTATCTGGAAATTCCTTTTACCCATAGAGACAATGCTACCTTTCATAATGCTTTAGCTGTAATTGCTACCTTACATGAGTTGGGTATATCCAAAGAGAAAATTCTTGAAAAAATCAACAATATCCGAGCTGTTGAAATGAGAATGGAATCTGTAAAAGGACAAAGAGATAATCTTATTATTAACGATTCCTACAACCTAGATCTAGACTCTCTTAAAATTGCTCTAAGTACTTTGCAGCAATACAACAATAAAGCTAAAAAAGTATTAGTACTTACCGATATTCTGGATGTTAAAGAAGAAAAAGATAACCTCTATACCACTGTTGCTCAATTGGTAAATGAGCAAAAATTCAATAAAATTTATCTGATTGGTGAAGAAATTGTAAAGTATAAAAACTTATTCAACACTACAACTTTTACTTTCGATAATATTGAATTACTTATTAAAAATAAAGAATTTAGAGAAATAAACAATTCGGTAATTCTACTAAAAGGAGCTAGGAAATTTGAATTAGAAAGCCTAATCAAAGAACTCGAATTACAATCTCACGATACCGTATTGGAGGTAAACCTTAATGCCATACTGCATAATATTAAAGTTCATAAAAGTTTTCTAAAACCAGAAACCAAGATGATGGCTATGGTGAAAGCTTTTTCTTATGGATTAGGGGGGTATGAGATTGCAGAATTTCTTCAACATCACAATATCGATTATCTTACCGTAGCCTATGCTGATGAGGGAGCAGAGCTCAGAAAAAACAACATTACCCTACCGATTATGGTAATGAACCCTGAGTTAAATAGCTATGATACCATTATCGATTTCCAATTAGAACCAGAAATCTACAGTTTTAAAGTTCTAGGACTTTTTATTGATAGTCTTAAACGTAAAGGAATACATGAAGCTTACCCTATCCACATAAAGCTGGAAACAGGTATGCACCGATTAGGCTTTGTTAAAGAAGACTTAGATGAATTGCTTAAGATTATACATGAAAATAACCTCCGTATTGCAAGTATTTTCACCCATCTATCTTGTGCAGACGATCCTAATGAAGAAGAGTATACCCTTGGGCAAATTAAAACTTATACAGAGAATTCAGATTATATACTATCCAAAATAGATTATCATCCTATTCGCCATTGTCTTAATTCACCAGGAATTATCAACTATACCCAATATCAATTTGATATGGTAAGAATAGGTATTGGTATGATAGGATATACAGCAAACCCTAAAATTAAACCTTTACTTCAAAATGCAGTATGCTTTAAAACTGTTATTACCCAAATTGCTCCTCTCCACGTGGGTGAATCTTTAGGTTACAACAGAAGATTTAAAGCTCAGAAGGAAACCCAAATTGCTACTATTGCTGTAGGCTATGCAGATGGTATCCCAAGGATACTAAGTAACGGAAAAGGCTTTGTAGGAATACGAGGAAAACTATATCCTATACAAGGTAATATCTGTATGGATATGCTTATGGTAGATATTGGTGATGCCATATTGCAAGAAGGAGAAGAAGTTATTATCTTTAACGGAAATCCTAGCTTGGAAAAATTTGCAGAATATTGTCAAACAATTCCTTATGAAGTATTAACTTCCATCTCTAGAAGAGTAAAAAGAATTTATATAAAAGATTAATGAAAAAAGTCTTCCTTAACATAGCTTTATCAATAAGTTGCTTGGGCTTCGCTCAGGTTAAGGAGGACTTT encodes:
- a CDS encoding thymidine kinase, with amino-acid sequence MFLENTINHAKQSGWMEVICGSMFSGKTEELIRRLRRAEMAGQHVEIFKPKIDTRYSDEDIVSHNENKIRSTAVSSPDEILLLSTGCDVVGIDEAQFFDERIVSIANQLANSGIRVVIAGLDMDFMGRPFGPMPNLMATAEYVTKVHAICKRTGNLANYSLRTSSNKELVQLGETDHYEAVSRKIFWEEINKK
- a CDS encoding bifunctional UDP-N-acetylmuramoyl-tripeptide:D-alanyl-D-alanine ligase/alanine racemase: MKYSVKELAKITQATLQGNENLIIEQIIFDSRLIFSSVNNAFIALQTDKKSGEDYIKEAINKGIKVIICQHPIPEIKEITWLKTPDTLLFLRKLAQYHLQQLSLKTIGITGSNGKTIVKEWLYQCLWNEMKVVKSPKSFNSQLGLPLSILKAYSTDELGIFEVGISKPLEMQKQAEILSPEIGIFTHLGTAHSENFENQEEILEEKLQLFKNSKTIIYNGDSKITSKKIKELYPDKKLISYGLNKHNDILLEGDISQKEDFKIKINHQDYLEIPFTHRDNATFHNALAVIATLHELGISKEKILEKINNIRAVEMRMESVKGQRDNLIINDSYNLDLDSLKIALSTLQQYNNKAKKVLVLTDILDVKEEKDNLYTTVAQLVNEQKFNKIYLIGEEIVKYKNLFNTTTFTFDNIELLIKNKEFREINNSVILLKGARKFELESLIKELELQSHDTVLEVNLNAILHNIKVHKSFLKPETKMMAMVKAFSYGLGGYEIAEFLQHHNIDYLTVAYADEGAELRKNNITLPIMVMNPELNSYDTIIDFQLEPEIYSFKVLGLFIDSLKRKGIHEAYPIHIKLETGMHRLGFVKEDLDELLKIIHENNLRIASIFTHLSCADDPNEEEYTLGQIKTYTENSDYILSKIDYHPIRHCLNSPGIINYTQYQFDMVRIGIGMIGYTANPKIKPLLQNAVCFKTVITQIAPLHVGESLGYNRRFKAQKETQIATIAVGYADGIPRILSNGKGFVGIRGKLYPIQGNICMDMLMVDIGDAILQEGEEVIIFNGNPSLEKFAEYCQTIPYEVLTSISRRVKRIYIKD